A segment of the Panicum hallii strain FIL2 chromosome 1, PHallii_v3.1, whole genome shotgun sequence genome:
TGCTCATATGGATCGTCAGTGCTGTCAAGTTATCTCTAGAATCTTCACCAGATGGGTTCTGAGTCGGCTTACGCGTATATAAGCTCAGTCTTCCGATTCTTCGTCGTCCATGGAATCCGGCTCGTCGGGATGTATATACTGCTTCATGTATTCTTCCTCAATCGTCTCTTTGAGCAAACTTAATCTCTGGATGATTACCGGGTCGCTCATCTTCCTCGCATCCATAAAATCCGTCTCCTCCTTGTTGAGATGGTACGAATCGAGCATCATTTTGATCCATTTGTGGAGTTCGTTGGGAGTTCTGCATGCAAAAAACAGATCAATAATGCCGAATAAGCCATGTCTGAGTCTGACTGACGCATGGAAAATATCTGATCACACCAAGGGCCTTAGCCCTCAGCTCAAACAAGAAAGTAAAATGTTACCCATTTATTTAGCAGATTACAGTCGTGCCTAGCTCAACAGCTTGTTTTCCAACATATGATGAATTCACTTCATATATTCTGGCCTTCAAATTTCAGTCTCGTACCCAAGAATGAACATTGTTCCACAGATCATTAGGTGGTATTTTATTTTGCAAATCTGGCACGACACGTAGTCCAAACAATGTTTCTCTTAACCAGATAACATGCATTGTGTACAGTGCTAGATTTTTTACTTTTCATGGATAGAGAGGAATCCAGAAAAACAGTCAAGCATCTAAATAGGCACTCCTGAAGGATAACTAGTTGAGCAAATAAAAAGGGGGAAAGGTCAGCAAGAAACAGTGAATTATCAAGAAAATTCTTTCATTTTTTTACTTCCAGTCCTCGATCTATTAGTCTGATGACCAACTTTCAAGGTAACACACCATAAAACCTGATAAACTATTAATATATGAAGGTATTTAGGTAGCATAAACTCGTACAGATTCATGCATCCAATGTTAATATATACATATCACTAAAAAAGTTGAGTGTGGCATGGGAGTATTTTTTTTAAACAGATGGGGGTAATGACTAGACAAGTCATATTATTACTTAAAAAACATTAGCTGAGAGTTTGGTAGAGCAGGTTACCTGAAAATCCTTAATTTTATGGATAAACCAATTAAATTATGCATGGATCAATCCAATAACTTCAAATAATAGTATAAATAAGGATTCATAAAAATTATAGACAAAAGTAATATGTCATATCATGAAATAGTTTTGCAGGTCACGAAATCAATAGAACCAAATCTTCTGTCTACAAATTCTTACGTGTAAAGAGCATCTTCGTCCTTGGCTTCACGCTCATCTCCTGGAGAGAAAGCAGTTGCAAGAGCACCAAATCTCTCTTCAGGATCTTCAATATTCAGCAGATACTTAATAAGCTTCATTTCTGGAGGTGAGATGCTCTTGAGGCTTTCCTTTGTAGTTGTATAAATATTATACATTATGTCCTTGACCTGCACCATGCATATGAATAAGAAAAAGTTATCTTCAAAATCTTATCATATCTTATCATATACTTACTACACCATATAATCAGTATGTGCCAAACTTAGTTCACAGTTTTATACAACATGTTAGTGATTCGGAAGTCAAATATGAAATGGAAATAGAGCCCACCTAACATGAGTCTGGAAATCCCATAGCATGTAATTATGCAATGATGTATGCCACAATTTTATATAGGTACTGGGAAAATAATCCTGACACCGCAGATAACAATTCTATGCGACTTCAAAGGGAGATGTGGGGAACTAGTTGAGTCATCAAGGCCAACTCTAACCATGGTATTTTACTACACTTGATCCTGTTTACATTTTTTGTTAGGTAATATTATCCAGCCAAGGAAGCTCAAGCGCTGCCTCATCGAATCTGAATATGTACAATGATAAAGTACATGGTAACAGACAATAGAAGTCAAATCATTACATAGAACTAAAAATAAGAATATTGCATCAAAGAAAGTATAAAAAAATGAAAATTCATGTAAATTTACCAAACAGTAAAGCATGGTGGTACTGCATACAATCTCAAGATGCCAAACTGCTAGTATTTTATTGTTCTTCTACGCAATACCATATCCTAAGTTTTTCATCGCTCAATGCTTCACTTCTGGTGAAGCACAAATCAAATAGATGACTATATTTCTAGCCTCAATGGTCTACCCTGTTTGATAGTCAGTCAATCAATACCATTTCTTATATATTTCACTAGGACCAACCTTATCCTTCATAGTCGTAGAGTCTTTTGCGGCAGCCCAAGCTCTGTTAATAAGAAGAATTAATGATGAATCAAGTTCTTTAGCCTTAGCTAAGCTCTTGATCTTGTCACAGGCATCCTCTAGTGAAGAAGAATTCAGTATGTCGTCGAACTTTGTCTGAGCAGATTCAATGTCCAACTGTTCCAGTGTGCAATCGTACGCATGGATTGCAGATAGACATTTAGCCCCAAGCCTGGCAACTCCTGCATGATGTTCAGAACTAATCAGCCCATAAGATAAAAAAGCAATATCCAGAACAATAACTACAGTGCAATTCATGTGTTCGCTAATTCGCACCAAAATAAGATGGCAATAACTAGACTGATATGTTCAATATAATATATTGACTGGGTCAATATACCATCCAGATGAAGCAAAAGAGAAGACTAAATAAAAATAACGTAAACATAACTTCTATGTTGTGCATGTAACCTTTTTATCCCCCTTTTGAGATCTATTTGGAATTGAACTAGAAATCATTCTCCATGTTCTCCGGAAACAACAGGTTCTTAAGCTTAGTCTGTTTCAATATCCTTATCATAGTGTGAATATTTGTTAGTGGTTAATCACCTTGTTAAAAAATGACAGAAGGTAGATAGTTACCATCTCTCTCATCAAGGCCATTATAAGCATTCACAAGGAAATTAAGATGGCGGAAGAACTCCCCAGTGAAATCCTTTCGTCGTCTCGCAACAATAGCGTTAATATCAGCTGGATTATCTCTGAGCTCAGTGAAGAGTTCCATGTGCTTCTCTATTTCATCATCGATCTGAGAAAATAATTAAAATCATGAGGAATGTTTTTTAGGGCAAAAAGCATGAAGAATGTTACAAAATTATGAGATAATGGACCTACGCAATAGATTAGATACAGTAATGCTATCTAATCCTAATATCTGAAATTCCAGAAATTGACAGTAAAAAAGATTATGTTTTTTAGGGCAGTAACAAAGATCATGTTGAGAATCGTCAAAACACACTGGATGAAGGTGCATAAAGAGACCAAATAAGGACTTACCTTCTTGACTTTTCTAGCAAGTACAACCAATTTCTGCTTCAATGAAGAATCAGTTTCCATATCTATGCGCACTTGACAACGCTTGTAGAAGTGTTTTTTATACCTTTGCCACTCCTCTCTAAACACCAATACTTTTCTCCAGTCCTTTGTTTCTGGCTTCTTGTGCATGAAGAACTCAATGAACTTGTCACAGATTTCAGTCATGGTGTACCCCATTGCAACTTCGGGCTCAGTTTGGTCTTCTGCTTTAGCAGTAGTTGGAGTAGCTACACAGCCTGCAATTTCATGTTTCTCATGATGTAAGGCATACTTTTCTAAGTTACACGATGACACAATGTTAGCCTGAGCACCCGCAGCATCCACAGCACACAGAGCGAGGGGTATATGACCCAAGGAGATCAAACGTGTTATTGCAAAAGTAGGCTTCAAGTATTTTTTTGAACAAGGAAAAGATAAAAATCCAACTCAACAAAGGTCCCCTCAACAAGCATACATTAGTACCAAAAAAATTGCTGACTGAACTACAGTAGGATCAGTTCCTAAATGAATTTTGTTAAAAAAGCATATGACGAGCGCAACCGATTCAGTGGGCACCTTGCCGACAAGGAGAACCCAAACCAACCCGCTCACTCAGAGCTCACTACAAAAGCTGAATGATGACTTGAAAAGAAGAGAGCAAGAAAGGGATTCGTGCCTtacgtggtggtggtggtgcggcgagacggccgcggcggctcgtcgccgtggcaatggatggggaggcggcggcagcggatGAAGAGAGAGACCGCGAGAGGGCCGCCGCCGTAGGCGTCGGCGTGGGGCGGGGAGCGCGGCAGAGGAGAACGCAATGATTCGTCGCCATCGGCAAGAGGGGCGTCGGCTGGCTCTGGCTGgctggccaccgcggcggcgcgaggcgggAGAGCGGTGGCAAGAGCGAGCGCAACCGGAGCTGCGAGGACGGTACGGTAGAATGGTAAGATTGGGGATGGAAGCGATGGGGTGGGGTCATCACGTCAAGTTCTCAAGGAGTGAAGCcaagttctttttttttggttCTTTTTCTGGATTCCAAGTTCTCAAGATGCCACAAGTTTTACACTACTCCCACTCTTCTCAACCAATTGCTGCTCTACTAGTCTATAGTCTCAACCGCACTGAAAGGAGCCATAAGTTTTATCCGATTGAACAGAGCCAATTGTTCATGTGGATTGATTAATCGGTAAAGTAAGCACATCACAGAAACAGTAACTTTCAGCTATTGTAACTTTTTTGGATGAAGCAGTCATTTTTTCACGAACGTGCCTGGCATGTATTTTATTAAAATGAAGCCTAGTAGTTATGAAAGATGCCTAGAAAATTCCTATGCGTGCATCTCCATTATTGTTCCCTAAATGATGTCAATTTTCCCATGCTTTTAGCACCATTTCATCCATACAGCCACACGGTTAAATTTTCAGCTAATTAAAACTGCAGCTTGGACTGAATTAAATTGAGCGTGACAGATACCAACACCAGCTTCGGTGCTAAATCCCCCTCTCCCTTCAACGTGGACACCGACAGGGTGTGTTGCCGTGTTGACAACATTAGCCCACACCTCTGTCCCAATCTTGGATAAATGCTCTAGCAATCATGTGCCACGGTGGGGAAAAAATCGACAAATCTTATAGAATTTGGCAGACCTTCTAAAACGAAATCGTGTGGGTAGATGCGTAGAGTGACAGTGCCAGTGGAGCCTGGATTAATAATCCTCCATGGGC
Coding sequences within it:
- the LOC112899538 gene encoding uncharacterized protein At4g37920 isoform X2; translated protein: MGYTMTEICDKFIEFFMHKKPETKDWRKVLVFREEWQRYKKHFYKRCQVRIDMETDSSLKQKLVVLARKVKKIDDEIEKHMELFTELRDNPADINAIVARRRKDFTGEFFRHLNFLVNAYNGLDERDGVARLGAKCLSAIHAYDCTLEQLDIESAQTKFDDILNSSSLEDACDKIKSLAKAKELDSSLILLINRAWAAAKDSTTMKDKVKDIMYNIYTTTKESLKSISPPEMKLIKYLLNIEDPEERFGALATAFSPGDEREAKDEDALYTTPNELHKWIKMMLDSYHLNKEETDFMDARKMSDPVIIQRLSLLKETIEEEYMKQYIHPDEPDSMDDEESED
- the LOC112899538 gene encoding uncharacterized protein At4g37920 isoform X1, yielding MTPPHRFHPQSYHSTVPSSQLRLRSLLPPLSRLAPPRWPASQSQPTPLLPMATNHCVLLCRAPRPTPTPTAAALSRSLSSSAAAASPSIATATSRRGRLAAPPPPRCVATPTTAKAEDQTEPEVAMGYTMTEICDKFIEFFMHKKPETKDWRKVLVFREEWQRYKKHFYKRCQVRIDMETDSSLKQKLVVLARKVKKIDDEIEKHMELFTELRDNPADINAIVARRRKDFTGEFFRHLNFLVNAYNGLDERDGVARLGAKCLSAIHAYDCTLEQLDIESAQTKFDDILNSSSLEDACDKIKSLAKAKELDSSLILLINRAWAAAKDSTTMKDKVKDIMYNIYTTTKESLKSISPPEMKLIKYLLNIEDPEERFGALATAFSPGDEREAKDEDALYTTPNELHKWIKMMLDSYHLNKEETDFMDARKMSDPVIIQRLSLLKETIEEEYMKQYIHPDEPDSMDDEESED